In Nocardioides sp. JQ2195, a genomic segment contains:
- a CDS encoding SDR family NAD(P)-dependent oxidoreductase encodes MSTRRTAVVTGASSGIGAATARALAAEGLHVLCAARRTDRIQALAEEIGGVAVPCDVTDPASVAGLREVVGDVLHVLVNNAGGAFGSAPVESADPAQWKAMYDVNVLGVLHVTQALLPALRASGDGLIVNVGSTAGRVAYETGAGYTAAKHAEKVVTETLRLELVGEPIRISEVAPGMVHTEEFSLVRFGGDQAKADAVYAGVPDPLVAEDVADAIAWVATRPAHVNIDELVIKPRAQAAQHKVHRVT; translated from the coding sequence ATGAGCACTCGTCGCACTGCCGTCGTCACCGGAGCCTCCAGCGGGATCGGCGCGGCCACCGCGCGCGCCCTGGCCGCGGAGGGCCTCCACGTCCTCTGCGCGGCCCGCCGCACCGACCGGATCCAGGCGTTGGCCGAAGAGATCGGCGGTGTCGCCGTCCCGTGCGACGTCACCGACCCGGCATCCGTGGCCGGCCTGCGCGAGGTGGTCGGGGACGTCCTCCACGTGCTGGTGAACAACGCGGGCGGCGCCTTCGGCTCGGCTCCCGTCGAGTCGGCCGACCCGGCCCAGTGGAAGGCGATGTACGACGTCAACGTGCTCGGCGTCCTCCACGTCACGCAGGCCCTGCTGCCGGCGTTGCGGGCGAGCGGCGACGGGCTCATCGTCAACGTCGGGTCGACCGCGGGGCGGGTCGCCTACGAGACCGGCGCTGGCTACACGGCCGCCAAGCACGCCGAGAAGGTGGTCACCGAGACCCTGCGCCTCGAGCTGGTCGGCGAGCCGATCCGGATCTCCGAGGTGGCGCCCGGCATGGTGCACACCGAGGAGTTCTCCCTGGTCCGCTTCGGCGGCGACCAGGCCAAGGCCGATGCGGTGTACGCCGGCGTGCCCGACCCCTTGGTCGCCGAGGACGTCGCCGACGCGATCGCCTGGGTGGCCACCCGGCCGGCCCACGTGAACATCGACGAGCTGGTGATCAAGCCCCGCGCCCAGGCCGCCCAGCACAAGGTGCACCGCGTCACCTGA
- a CDS encoding AarF/ABC1/UbiB kinase family protein, with amino-acid sequence MAEDDNRKMRQSAFGRTARLATLPVGFAGRTTLGVGKRLVGRPANLVLTEVQARTADQIFKVLGELKGGAMKFGQAMSIFESALPDELAGPYREALTKLQDSAPPMSVRMLESVMAEELGIDWRTRFATFDTAPVASASIGQVHRATWADGTDVAVKVQYPGAAKALRSDIKQIGRMARLFTVLAPGLDIKPLLAELEARIAEELDYSLEAASQSVFAEEFADDPDFVVPAVVEHTSRVLVTTWMDSEASLAQVIKDGTPEQRDHFGGLYARFLVSGPTRTGLLHADPHPGNFRIRSDGRLGIVDYGAVARLPDGFPRPLGELLSRGISDDWDAVVDGLREEGFLLARTEFTPDDLSDYLGPFLDAGRAETFSFTRAWLREQTVRVATPSQENLARAFKLNLPPEYMLIHRVWLGGFGVLCQLEATVGFRALLEEYVPGFEPA; translated from the coding sequence GTGGCTGAGGACGACAACCGGAAGATGCGCCAGTCCGCCTTCGGGCGCACGGCTCGACTCGCCACGCTCCCGGTCGGCTTCGCCGGGCGGACGACGCTCGGTGTCGGCAAGCGACTCGTCGGACGGCCCGCCAACCTCGTCCTGACGGAGGTCCAGGCCCGCACCGCCGACCAGATCTTCAAGGTCCTCGGCGAGCTCAAGGGCGGGGCGATGAAGTTCGGCCAGGCGATGAGCATCTTCGAGTCCGCGCTGCCGGACGAGCTGGCCGGCCCCTATCGCGAGGCGCTGACGAAGCTGCAGGACTCCGCTCCCCCGATGTCGGTGCGGATGCTCGAGTCAGTGATGGCCGAGGAGCTCGGCATCGACTGGCGCACCCGCTTCGCCACCTTCGACACCGCACCGGTCGCCTCGGCCTCGATCGGGCAGGTGCACCGCGCCACCTGGGCTGACGGAACCGATGTCGCGGTCAAGGTGCAGTACCCCGGGGCCGCCAAGGCGCTGCGCTCCGACATCAAGCAGATCGGGCGGATGGCGCGCCTGTTCACCGTGCTGGCCCCCGGACTCGACATCAAGCCGCTGCTCGCCGAGCTCGAGGCCCGCATCGCCGAGGAGCTCGACTACTCACTGGAGGCGGCGTCGCAGTCGGTCTTCGCCGAGGAGTTCGCCGATGACCCCGACTTCGTCGTGCCCGCCGTGGTGGAGCACACCTCACGGGTGCTGGTCACCACCTGGATGGACAGCGAGGCGTCGCTGGCGCAGGTGATCAAGGACGGTACGCCGGAGCAGCGCGACCACTTCGGTGGCCTCTACGCCCGTTTCCTGGTCAGCGGTCCCACCCGCACCGGGCTGCTCCACGCCGACCCCCACCCGGGCAACTTCCGGATCCGCTCCGACGGCCGGCTCGGCATCGTGGACTACGGCGCCGTCGCGCGCTTGCCGGACGGCTTCCCGCGCCCGCTGGGCGAGCTGCTCTCGCGCGGCATCTCCGACGACTGGGATGCGGTCGTCGACGGGCTGCGCGAGGAGGGCTTCCTGCTGGCCCGCACCGAGTTCACCCCCGACGACCTGAGCGACTACCTCGGCCCCTTCCTCGACGCCGGACGCGCAGAGACCTTCTCGTTCACCCGGGCCTGGCTGCGCGAGCAGACGGTGCGGGTGGCCACGCCCTCGCAGGAGAACCTGGCCCGGGCGTTCAAGCTGAACCTGCCGCCCGAGTACATGCTGATCCACCGGGTCTGGCTGGGCGGCTTCGGCGTGCTGTGCCAGCTGGAGGCGACCGTGGGGTTCCGGGCCCTGCTCGAGGAGTACGTGCCGGGCTTCGAGCCCGCCTGA
- the mshA gene encoding D-inositol-3-phosphate glycosyltransferase translates to MSRIAMISLHTSPLDQPGIGDAGGMNVYVIELSRRLAARGISVDIFTRATSSTLDPLVEVDDHVLVRHVHAGPFEGLTKAELPGQMCVFAREVLRAEAGHLPGHYDAVHSHYWLSGQVGALARDRWGVPLVHSMHTMAKVKNEALAEGDTPEPGVRVLGEEQVVEAADMLIANTDIEAAQLVNLYDAEPSRVEVVHPGVDLDVFRRRSGARERLGLPGEAQVLLFAGRLQPLKAPDVLLRAVRVLLDEDPSLRSGLIVPIVGGPSGSGLEHPESLAELAHDLGLDDVVRFVPPVAREELADWFRAATLVAVPSYNESFGLVAVEAQATGTPVVAAAVGGLPTVVRDGHSGLLVPSHDPRDWALALRRVLQEPGLHGQLAAGALEQAAHFSWERTADRTLEVYRKAAGLMKEESIVSAG, encoded by the coding sequence ATGAGCCGCATCGCGATGATCAGCCTGCACACCTCGCCGTTGGACCAACCCGGCATCGGTGACGCGGGCGGGATGAACGTCTATGTGATCGAGCTCTCCCGTCGTCTCGCAGCCCGGGGCATCTCGGTCGACATCTTCACCCGGGCCACGTCCTCCACCCTCGACCCGCTGGTCGAGGTCGACGACCACGTCCTCGTGCGTCACGTGCACGCCGGCCCCTTCGAGGGTCTGACCAAGGCCGAACTGCCGGGCCAGATGTGTGTCTTCGCCCGTGAGGTGCTGCGCGCGGAGGCCGGTCACCTCCCCGGCCACTACGACGCCGTGCACTCGCACTACTGGCTCTCCGGGCAGGTCGGTGCCCTGGCGCGAGACCGTTGGGGCGTGCCCCTGGTGCACTCCATGCACACCATGGCCAAGGTCAAGAACGAGGCGCTGGCCGAGGGGGACACCCCCGAGCCGGGCGTCCGGGTGCTCGGCGAGGAGCAGGTCGTCGAGGCCGCCGACATGCTGATCGCCAACACCGACATCGAGGCCGCCCAGCTGGTCAACCTCTACGACGCCGAGCCGTCGCGGGTCGAGGTGGTCCATCCCGGCGTCGACCTCGACGTGTTCCGTCGACGCAGCGGCGCGCGGGAGCGGCTGGGCCTTCCGGGCGAGGCGCAGGTCCTGCTCTTCGCCGGACGGCTGCAGCCACTCAAGGCGCCCGACGTGCTGCTCCGCGCGGTCCGCGTGCTCCTCGACGAGGACCCCTCCCTCCGCTCGGGGCTCATCGTCCCCATCGTCGGCGGTCCCTCGGGGTCCGGCCTCGAGCACCCCGAGTCACTTGCCGAGCTGGCCCACGACCTTGGCCTCGACGACGTCGTACGCTTCGTGCCCCCGGTCGCTCGCGAGGAGCTGGCCGACTGGTTCAGGGCGGCGACGCTGGTCGCGGTGCCGTCCTACAACGAGTCCTTCGGGCTGGTCGCGGTCGAGGCCCAGGCCACCGGGACCCCCGTGGTCGCAGCCGCGGTCGGCGGACTGCCGACCGTCGTGCGCGACGGACACTCGGGGCTGCTGGTGCCCTCCCACGACCCACGCGACTGGGCGCTGGCCCTGCGCCGGGTGCTCCAGGAGCCGGGGCTGCACGGGCAGCTCGCCGCCGGCGCGCTCGAGCAGGCCGCGCACTTCTCGTGGGAACGAACCGCTGACCGTACCCTCGAGGTGTACCGCAAGGCAGCAGGCCTGATGAAGGAGGAGTCGATTGTCTCCGCAGGCTGA
- a CDS encoding ABC transporter substrate-binding protein: MKTPISRRVRWTGVLAASALILAGCADTSSDDGGDVSAPGSVDYSTRMINANEASGDPVTGGTLRVSEYSEARTLDPTTTYPTGSTGGNIEAAVYDTLMRYDHESDTFVPQLAESLETDDNITWTLKLREGVKFHDGTPFDADAVVASINRYINTYGLHAMLTKSQIKKLEAVDPQTVQIEMQSAWPRFPNVLTSGVGMILAPAAYKDPQSFKPIGAGPFKFESYKPAETTKVVANEDYWDGRPYLDAIEFNILGTDRTGYESLQSGGVDVSFVRGTELADEVLKGDLPAMDNYASMANNLWFNTREGSPTADKRVRQALALAFDPKIFLDRTANGAGDPSKLLIGADSAWAPGVDPMPTDTEAAKKLVEEAKADGFDGKVRVLARTDQASQAGAVAMQGMFEAVGFDVKLDLVANVADQVQKIYVDHDFDIATAATSMHDEAVFARLTSALGSTSAVNVGGYANPEMDKLISELQAIEDPTDAKEVLTKIEALWAEDAPGVAINSGAMLNVWNENVHGIKPSGETIVLFDKAWIQK, from the coding sequence GTGAAGACACCCATCTCGCGCCGAGTGCGGTGGACGGGGGTGCTGGCAGCCAGCGCCCTCATCCTCGCCGGCTGCGCGGACACCTCGTCCGATGACGGCGGGGATGTATCCGCGCCGGGCTCGGTCGACTACAGCACCCGCATGATCAACGCCAACGAAGCCTCCGGGGACCCGGTGACGGGCGGCACCCTGCGCGTCTCGGAGTACTCCGAGGCCCGCACGCTCGACCCGACGACGACGTACCCGACCGGCTCCACCGGCGGCAACATCGAAGCCGCGGTCTACGACACCCTGATGCGCTACGACCACGAGAGCGACACGTTCGTCCCGCAGCTGGCCGAGTCCCTCGAGACCGACGACAACATCACCTGGACGCTCAAGCTCCGCGAGGGCGTGAAGTTCCACGACGGCACTCCGTTCGACGCGGACGCCGTGGTGGCAAGCATCAACCGCTACATCAACACCTACGGCCTGCACGCGATGCTCACCAAGTCGCAGATCAAGAAGCTGGAGGCGGTCGACCCGCAGACCGTCCAGATCGAGATGCAGTCCGCCTGGCCCCGCTTCCCGAACGTGCTGACCAGCGGCGTCGGCATGATCCTGGCTCCGGCGGCCTACAAGGACCCGCAGAGCTTCAAGCCGATCGGTGCCGGTCCGTTCAAGTTCGAGAGCTACAAGCCTGCCGAGACGACCAAGGTGGTCGCCAACGAGGACTACTGGGACGGCCGTCCCTACCTGGACGCCATCGAGTTCAACATCCTGGGCACCGACCGGACCGGCTACGAGAGCTTGCAGAGCGGCGGGGTCGACGTCTCCTTCGTGCGTGGCACCGAGCTCGCCGACGAGGTGCTCAAGGGCGACCTGCCGGCGATGGACAACTACGCGAGCATGGCGAACAACCTGTGGTTCAACACCCGCGAGGGGTCGCCGACCGCTGACAAGCGAGTCCGCCAGGCGTTGGCGCTGGCCTTCGACCCGAAGATCTTCCTGGACCGCACCGCGAACGGTGCCGGCGACCCGAGCAAGCTCCTGATCGGCGCTGACTCCGCGTGGGCACCGGGTGTCGACCCCATGCCGACCGACACCGAGGCGGCCAAGAAGCTGGTCGAGGAGGCCAAGGCTGACGGCTTCGACGGCAAGGTCCGGGTGCTGGCTCGCACCGACCAGGCTTCACAGGCCGGAGCCGTGGCCATGCAGGGCATGTTCGAAGCGGTCGGGTTCGACGTCAAGCTCGACCTCGTGGCGAACGTGGCCGACCAGGTCCAGAAGATCTACGTCGACCACGACTTCGACATCGCCACGGCGGCGACCTCGATGCACGACGAGGCTGTCTTCGCTCGCCTCACCTCCGCCCTCGGCAGCACCTCCGCCGTCAACGTGGGTGGCTACGCCAACCCCGAGATGGACAAGCTGATCTCCGAGCTGCAGGCCATCGAGGACCCGACCGACGCGAAGGAGGTCCTCACCAAGATCGAGGCTCTCTGGGCCGAGGACGCCCCGGGCGTGGCGATCAACTCCGGCGCCATGCTGAACGTGTGGAACGAGAACGTGCACGGTATCAAGCCGAGCGGCGAGACCATCGTCCTGTTCGACAAGGCATGGATCCAGAAGTAG
- a CDS encoding DUF1304 domain-containing protein gives MTTVAYVIVALVAALHLYFLVLEMFLWTAPAGRKAFGLTPEFAEETKALGANQGLYNGFLVAGLVFGMVRTDAPTIAFFLACVVVAGVFGAVTVSRKILVIQAVPAALGLVALGLAQA, from the coding sequence ATGACGACAGTTGCCTACGTGATCGTCGCACTGGTGGCGGCCCTGCACCTCTACTTCCTGGTGCTCGAGATGTTCCTCTGGACTGCACCGGCCGGTCGCAAGGCATTCGGGCTCACGCCGGAGTTCGCCGAGGAGACCAAGGCGTTGGGTGCCAACCAGGGCCTCTACAACGGGTTCCTCGTGGCCGGGCTGGTGTTCGGGATGGTCCGCACCGATGCGCCGACCATCGCGTTCTTCCTGGCCTGCGTGGTGGTGGCCGGCGTCTTCGGCGCGGTCACCGTGAGCCGCAAGATCCTCGTCATCCAGGCCGTGCCGGCTGCGCTGGGGCTGGTCGCACTGGGTCTCGCCCAGGCCTGA
- a CDS encoding protealysin inhibitor emfourin, with amino-acid sequence MSCHIVPPYLLAQIASAAPREPSATTGPGRPVADHCRHTLAIDERFRAARRGPSAAVEATGGFTIHTADNGSALPGRVVRESGAVESGDPAVDEAYAGLEASLEMFAQVYDRDSWDGRAARVLATVHYEHNYDNAFWDGTQLVFGDGDGEVFDRFTKPIDVLAHELTHAVTESVAGLVYQGQSGALNESVSDVFAACLKQRVRGQSAAEADWLVGEGLFLPGVSARGLRDMASPGTAYDDPVLGKDPQGADMSAYVETTDDNGGVHLNSGIPNRAFVLAARAIGGSSAEGAGRIWWAALSAVSAEVDFAGFADATVQAAGDHADAVRDAWDTVGVAVSGESRGKVPGGTGGDVPGGEPDGDVPGGGPGGEPGGEVPGGGTGGEVPGGGTGGDVPGGGPGGDVPGGGPGGDVPGGRAAVVEVRRTGGFTGRAVSGRCDLSGQGAHVDEVRSLLDRVDLRATKPGRGYPDMYSYVIRVGDTEVTLAEPQMTDDLRRLATLVLEDRSDPTS; translated from the coding sequence ATGAGCTGTCACATCGTGCCGCCCTACCTGCTCGCGCAGATCGCCTCCGCCGCACCCCGCGAACCGTCGGCCACGACCGGGCCCGGGCGTCCGGTCGCCGACCACTGCCGCCACACCCTGGCCATCGACGAACGGTTCCGCGCCGCCCGGCGTGGGCCGTCAGCGGCCGTCGAGGCCACCGGTGGATTCACCATCCACACCGCCGACAACGGCTCTGCCCTGCCGGGTCGTGTGGTGCGCGAGTCCGGGGCGGTCGAGTCCGGCGACCCGGCCGTCGACGAGGCGTACGCCGGGCTCGAGGCGTCGTTGGAGATGTTCGCCCAGGTCTACGACCGGGACTCCTGGGACGGTCGAGCCGCGCGCGTCCTCGCCACGGTCCACTACGAGCACAACTACGACAACGCGTTCTGGGACGGCACCCAGCTGGTCTTCGGTGACGGTGACGGCGAGGTCTTCGACCGCTTCACCAAGCCGATCGACGTGCTCGCCCACGAGCTCACGCACGCGGTCACCGAGTCGGTCGCGGGGCTCGTCTACCAAGGGCAGTCCGGGGCCCTCAACGAATCCGTCTCCGACGTCTTCGCGGCCTGCCTGAAGCAGCGGGTGCGCGGCCAGTCGGCGGCCGAGGCCGACTGGCTGGTCGGCGAGGGGCTCTTCCTGCCCGGGGTCTCCGCTCGAGGCCTGCGCGACATGGCGAGCCCCGGAACGGCGTACGACGACCCGGTGCTGGGCAAGGACCCGCAGGGCGCGGACATGTCGGCCTACGTCGAGACCACCGACGACAACGGTGGGGTGCACCTCAACTCAGGCATCCCCAACCGGGCCTTCGTGCTGGCCGCGCGGGCGATCGGCGGCAGCTCGGCCGAGGGCGCCGGGCGCATCTGGTGGGCGGCGCTGTCGGCAGTGTCCGCCGAGGTCGACTTCGCCGGCTTCGCGGACGCCACCGTGCAGGCCGCCGGCGACCACGCCGACGCGGTGCGTGACGCGTGGGACACGGTGGGAGTGGCGGTCTCCGGTGAATCCCGAGGCAAGGTGCCCGGTGGCACCGGCGGAGACGTGCCCGGTGGTGAGCCCGACGGCGACGTGCCCGGTGGTGGGCCCGGCGGTGAGCCCGGCGGCGAGGTGCCCGGTGGTGGCACTGGCGGCGAGGTGCCCGGCGGTGGCACCGGCGGCGACGTGCCCGGTGGTGGGCCCGGCGGAGACGTGCCCGGTGGTGGGCCCGGCGGAGACGTGCCCGGTGGTCGGGCCGCGGTCGTCGAGGTGCGCCGTACCGGCGGCTTCACCGGCCGTGCGGTGAGTGGCCGCTGCGACCTCTCCGGGCAGGGCGCCCACGTCGACGAGGTGCGGTCGCTCCTCGACCGGGTCGACCTCCGAGCCACCAAGCCGGGCCGCGGCTACCCCGACATGTACTCCTACGTGATCCGCGTCGGCGACACCGAGGTCACCCTGGCCGAGCCACAGATGACCGACGACCTGCGGCGGCTGGCGACCCTGGTCCTCGAGGACAGGTCCGATCCGACGTCCTGA
- a CDS encoding YbjN domain-containing protein, which translates to MSPQAEVIRGWLKDNDVEWDEDSPGIFSFALPGERKLQTPVRLDLGPHALGVHAFVCRNPDENHEGVFRWLLEKNLKLYAVAFAIDRHGDIYLDARLPLSSVNEDDLDRVLGTVLATADESFNTILELGFASSIRKEWEWRISRGESTKNLEAFRGWLEQE; encoded by the coding sequence TTGTCTCCGCAGGCTGAGGTGATCCGTGGCTGGTTGAAGGACAACGACGTCGAGTGGGACGAGGACTCCCCGGGCATCTTCTCGTTCGCGTTGCCGGGAGAGCGCAAGCTGCAGACCCCGGTGCGCCTCGACCTCGGCCCCCACGCCCTCGGCGTTCACGCCTTCGTCTGTCGCAACCCCGACGAGAACCACGAGGGTGTCTTCCGGTGGTTGCTGGAGAAGAACCTCAAGCTGTACGCCGTCGCGTTCGCCATCGATCGACACGGCGACATCTATCTCGACGCGCGACTGCCGCTGTCGTCGGTCAACGAGGACGACCTCGATCGGGTGCTCGGCACGGTGCTGGCGACCGCCGACGAGTCGTTCAACACCATCCTCGAGCTCGGCTTCGCGAGCTCGATCCGCAAGGAGTGGGAGTGGCGCATCTCCCGAGGTGAGTCCACGAAGAACCTCGAGGCGTTCCGTGGGTGGCTCGAGCAGGAGTAG
- a CDS encoding sulfite exporter TauE/SafE family protein, with protein MPDLTLLAAAVAVFALAATAQAVSGFGGAMLAIPLLLLLGVDPATAVAAATGVSLLMSARAWHRERDHVEVQTTRRLVVAGLLGMPLGLLALLVLDEGVLARGIGVLILVTVALTAFRVRLPASRSAHWAAGGLSGALLTSTGMNGPPLVLALTGTQLSARRIRATLQAVFAVQDVVAVGLFVVAGVLGLDALLLVVAGALGVPLGWAVGDRVFHRLSETTFRRIVLVGLVAVALAAFTQGA; from the coding sequence GTGCCGGACCTGACCCTTCTCGCGGCCGCCGTGGCGGTCTTCGCCCTGGCCGCGACGGCGCAGGCAGTCAGCGGCTTCGGTGGGGCGATGCTGGCGATCCCGCTGCTCCTGCTCCTCGGCGTGGATCCCGCGACCGCGGTGGCCGCGGCGACGGGTGTCAGCCTGCTGATGTCGGCCCGCGCCTGGCACCGGGAGCGTGACCACGTCGAGGTGCAGACCACCCGCCGCCTGGTCGTGGCTGGCCTGCTCGGCATGCCGCTCGGCCTGCTCGCGCTGCTGGTGCTCGACGAGGGAGTCCTGGCCCGCGGCATCGGCGTACTGATCCTGGTGACCGTGGCGCTGACCGCTTTCCGGGTGCGGCTGCCGGCCTCGCGCTCGGCGCACTGGGCGGCCGGCGGGCTCAGTGGCGCGCTGCTGACCTCCACCGGCATGAACGGACCGCCACTCGTGCTGGCGCTGACCGGCACCCAGTTGTCCGCCCGTCGGATCCGGGCCACGCTGCAGGCAGTCTTCGCCGTGCAGGACGTGGTGGCGGTGGGCCTCTTCGTGGTGGCCGGGGTGCTCGGCCTCGACGCGCTGCTGCTGGTCGTGGCCGGGGCCCTCGGCGTGCCGCTGGGCTGGGCGGTCGGGGACCGCGTCTTCCACCGGCTCAGCGAGACGACCTTCCGCAGGATCGTGCTGGTCGGCCTGGTCGCGGTGGCGTTGGCCGCCTTCACCCAGGGTGCCTGA
- the typA gene encoding translational GTPase TypA, whose product MSGSTARHDLRNVAIVAHVDHGKTTLVDAMLHQAGAFTEHQAEGVAERAMDSGELEREKGITILAKNTAVHYAGPAADGKPMTINIIDTPGHADFGGEVERGLSMVDGIVLLVDASEGPLPQTRFVLRKALNAEMPVILVVNKTDRGDARISEVVDETYELFMDLLDESHSQDALDFPVVFASGKAGIASLEQPENGTLPEGNDLEPLFRTILDTIPAPTYDEGAPLQAHVTNLDASPFLGRLALLRIKQGNLKKGQTVAWIQRNGDVKNVKITELLVTEGLERKPGESAGPGEIVAVAGIPDITIGETLADPENPVALPLIHVDDPAISMTIGTNNSPLVGKGGKGHKVTARLVKDRLDSELIGNVSLRVLPTERPDAWEVQGRGELALAILVEQMRREGYELTVGKPQVVTREVDGKVHEPFERLTIDAPEEFLGTITELLANRKGRMEGMTNHGTGWVRMEFVVPARGLIGFRTDFLTETRGTGIAHHISEGYFPWAGEIRSRNNGSLVADRKGAATAYAMTNLQERGILFVEPTTEVYEGMIVGENSRADDMDVNITKEKQQTNIRSATSDNFEKLIPPKRLSLEQCLEFCREDECVEVTPETVRIRKVVLDAHERAKTASRARKANQG is encoded by the coding sequence ATGTCTGGATCCACCGCACGTCATGACCTCCGCAACGTGGCGATCGTCGCACACGTTGACCACGGCAAGACCACTCTTGTCGACGCGATGCTCCACCAGGCCGGGGCGTTCACCGAGCACCAGGCCGAGGGCGTCGCCGAGCGCGCGATGGACTCCGGCGAGCTCGAGCGCGAGAAGGGCATCACCATCCTCGCGAAGAACACCGCCGTGCACTACGCCGGCCCGGCCGCCGACGGCAAGCCGATGACGATCAACATCATCGACACCCCCGGCCACGCCGACTTCGGTGGCGAGGTGGAGCGCGGCCTGTCGATGGTCGACGGCATCGTGCTCCTCGTCGACGCCTCCGAGGGCCCGCTCCCCCAGACCCGCTTCGTGCTGCGCAAGGCGCTCAACGCCGAGATGCCGGTCATCCTGGTGGTCAACAAGACCGACCGTGGCGACGCCCGCATCAGCGAGGTCGTCGACGAGACCTACGAGCTGTTCATGGATCTCCTCGACGAGTCCCACAGCCAGGACGCCCTCGACTTCCCGGTCGTCTTCGCCTCCGGCAAGGCCGGCATCGCCTCGCTCGAGCAGCCCGAGAACGGCACCCTCCCCGAGGGCAACGACCTCGAGCCCCTCTTCAGGACGATCCTCGACACCATCCCCGCCCCGACGTACGACGAGGGCGCCCCGCTGCAGGCCCACGTCACCAACCTCGACGCCTCGCCGTTCCTCGGGCGTCTCGCGTTGCTGCGCATCAAGCAGGGCAACCTGAAGAAGGGCCAGACCGTCGCCTGGATCCAGCGCAACGGTGACGTCAAGAACGTCAAGATCACCGAGCTGCTGGTCACCGAGGGCCTCGAGCGCAAGCCCGGCGAGTCCGCGGGCCCCGGTGAGATCGTCGCCGTCGCCGGCATCCCCGACATCACCATCGGCGAGACCTTGGCCGACCCGGAGAACCCGGTCGCCCTGCCGCTGATCCACGTCGACGACCCGGCCATCTCGATGACCATCGGCACCAACAACTCCCCGCTGGTCGGCAAGGGCGGCAAGGGCCACAAGGTCACCGCCCGCCTGGTCAAGGACCGCCTCGACTCCGAGCTGATCGGCAACGTCTCGCTCCGCGTCCTGCCCACCGAGCGTCCCGACGCGTGGGAGGTGCAGGGCCGCGGCGAGCTGGCCCTGGCCATCCTCGTCGAGCAGATGCGTCGCGAGGGCTATGAGCTGACCGTCGGCAAGCCGCAGGTGGTCACCCGTGAGGTCGACGGCAAGGTGCACGAGCCGTTCGAGCGCCTGACCATCGACGCCCCCGAGGAGTTCCTCGGCACCATCACCGAGCTGCTGGCCAACCGCAAGGGCCGCATGGAGGGCATGACCAACCACGGCACCGGCTGGGTGCGCATGGAGTTCGTCGTGCCGGCCCGCGGGCTGATCGGCTTCCGGACGGACTTCCTCACCGAGACCCGCGGAACCGGCATCGCCCACCACATCTCCGAGGGCTACTTCCCGTGGGCCGGCGAGATCCGCTCGCGCAACAACGGCTCGCTGGTCGCCGACCGCAAGGGTGCCGCCACGGCGTACGCGATGACGAACCTGCAGGAGCGCGGGATCCTGTTCGTGGAGCCCACCACCGAGGTCTACGAGGGCATGATCGTCGGCGAGAACTCGCGCGCCGACGACATGGACGTCAACATCACCAAGGAGAAGCAGCAGACCAACATCCGCTCCGCCACCTCCGACAACTTCGAGAAGCTGATCCCGCCGAAGCGCCTCTCCCTCGAGCAGTGCCTGGAGTTCTGCCGCGAGGACGAGTGCGTCGAGGTCACCCCCGAGACGGTGCGGATCCGCAAGGTCGTGCTCGACGCCCACGAGCGGGCCAAGACCGCCTCACGGGCCCGCAAGGCCAACCAGGGCTGA
- a CDS encoding amino acid racemase — protein sequence MIGGMSWESSAAYYKDLNLGVEKRLGGYSSAKTVMASVDFAEVTALGQREDWDGVARILADAAQGVEKAGADFLMLCTTTFHRVAEQVEAAIDIPLLHLADVVAENCKANRVETVALLGTTFAMSRTFFTDRLASHGLEVQVPAPEHHDMVNAVIYNELVHGQVLDTSRRKIVKLIDELWDGGAQGVILGCTELELLIEQADVEVPLFPCTTLHVEAALDRAL from the coding sequence ATGATCGGCGGCATGAGCTGGGAAAGCAGCGCTGCCTACTACAAGGACCTCAACCTCGGCGTCGAGAAGCGACTCGGGGGCTACTCGTCGGCGAAGACCGTGATGGCCTCCGTGGACTTCGCGGAGGTGACCGCCCTGGGCCAGCGGGAGGACTGGGACGGCGTCGCGCGCATCCTCGCCGACGCGGCGCAGGGAGTGGAGAAGGCCGGCGCCGACTTCCTCATGCTGTGCACCACCACGTTCCACCGGGTCGCCGAGCAGGTCGAGGCGGCCATCGACATCCCCCTGCTGCACCTCGCCGACGTGGTCGCCGAGAACTGCAAGGCCAACCGCGTCGAGACCGTCGCGCTGCTGGGCACCACCTTCGCGATGTCGCGCACGTTCTTCACCGACCGACTGGCCTCCCACGGGCTCGAGGTGCAGGTCCCGGCACCCGAGCACCACGACATGGTCAACGCGGTGATCTACAACGAGCTCGTCCACGGGCAGGTGCTCGACACCTCGCGCCGCAAGATCGTCAAGCTCATCGATGAGCTCTGGGACGGCGGCGCGCAGGGCGTCATCCTCGGGTGCACCGAGCTGGAGCTGCTCATCGAGCAGGCCGACGTCGAGGTGCCGCTCTTCCCGTGCACCACGCTCCACGTGGAAGCAGCGCTCGACCGCGCACTCTGA